One window from the genome of Faecalibacterium sp. HTF-F encodes:
- a CDS encoding complexin-2: MKNVQISQELFVALLHYHLSGENEYEEVIEQGLEQKLDAMLRHELYAQYKTAPTEEQREQARQEYLDRRGVPESFRW, translated from the coding sequence ATGAAAAATGTGCAGATTTCGCAGGAACTTTTCGTCGCCTTGCTGCATTATCATTTGAGCGGCGAAAATGAGTACGAAGAGGTCATTGAGCAGGGTCTGGAGCAAAAATTGGATGCGATGCTGCGGCATGAGCTGTATGCCCAGTACAAGACAGCACCTACCGAGGAACAGCGGGAGCAGGCTCGGCAGGAGTATCTGGACAGACGAGGCGTGCCAGAAAGCTTCCGCTGGTGA
- a CDS encoding DUF262 domain-containing protein — MKIEEGRIINDFIEPNKCQYAIPVYQRNYEWSAEQCRKLFVDVVTAHKRDRRHFCGSVVYAPLKSEKKINYYVVIDGQQRLTTIYILIKALIDKAVTDEEKKSLAEVLFNVDKFKRYNIDDSSKLKLKPIKSDNNQLMLLMEDHAEQMDRTSGIYRNYELFCDLIQEFLNDNPDMGVGNIYDGLEHLTCAEIKLDDDDDNAQEIFERINSTGVPLSLSDKIRNFVLMTDTDQDRLYEDYWLKAEQMLSKDQLEGFFLDYLNFKMDGFAKESTAYDEFKALYARGQYTNESMLEEIYHYVQQYHAFYYGDEKRFSSTVNHLLRSLQTLKQTTVYLFLFSVFDDFDAGVIDDETLCKVLRLLLNYSIRRLICEVGSNSLRGLYKTLYGRVFNRPENKNNYYDSIVSFLLQLTSKDVMPSDAEFVAALKERNLYRKNALCKYLLVAIENQGKEQIKTDALTIEHIMPQNKNLSTAWQRMLGTDWELVRERYLHTLGNLTLTGYNSELGDLPFAEKLDKLAEENTHVTVLYSDVKNKTEWNAQTMESRAERLSEEVLKLFPIELPTTKVDFSDPRYRLYTVSDPHNATYKFVNYYELLGERVSADSFAFMVRSVAGKLYDLNSSIIDRMARNLEVFPAWQNPVFAYDKDAIRNAVKLKNDSDIYISTGYSAYDCICFIKALLKKYDLDLEEDFVYSARPNSTALTGINWKNIAQEWCEERDKRGEIVFDIKNCEGRYVRFTTPFLNSVIPTNEDILSPWKTNNYYFYEITSDKNELYVQLYFYCKGITDEMRTAFQKLANLTDGGKLTQGYRLFFKSSVFTQAENSTKSEIKNHLYRCLEEVRAFEMTIQDKWDS, encoded by the coding sequence GTGAAAATTGAAGAAGGTCGAATTATAAATGACTTTATCGAACCGAATAAGTGCCAATATGCAATTCCTGTTTACCAACGCAACTATGAATGGTCAGCTGAACAGTGTAGGAAACTGTTTGTCGATGTAGTAACTGCGCATAAAAGAGATCGTAGACATTTTTGCGGATCGGTTGTATATGCGCCTTTGAAGAGCGAAAAGAAAATCAACTACTATGTTGTTATTGATGGTCAGCAGCGACTGACAACAATTTATATTCTGATAAAAGCACTGATAGATAAAGCTGTTACAGATGAGGAAAAGAAATCGTTGGCGGAAGTTCTATTCAATGTTGACAAATTCAAAAGATACAATATTGATGATTCTAGCAAACTAAAGCTAAAGCCAATAAAAAGCGATAATAATCAACTCATGCTGTTGATGGAAGATCATGCTGAACAGATGGATAGGACGAGTGGCATTTATCGGAACTATGAGCTGTTTTGCGATTTGATTCAGGAATTTTTAAATGATAACCCGGACATGGGGGTTGGCAATATCTACGATGGTCTTGAACATTTGACCTGCGCAGAGATTAAGCTGGATGATGATGACGATAATGCACAGGAAATTTTTGAACGAATCAATTCTACAGGCGTTCCGCTAAGTTTGTCAGATAAAATCCGAAACTTTGTTTTAATGACAGATACAGACCAAGATCGTTTATATGAGGATTACTGGCTGAAAGCAGAGCAGATGCTGTCCAAAGATCAGTTGGAGGGATTCTTCCTTGACTATCTGAATTTCAAAATGGATGGATTTGCTAAGGAGAGTACGGCCTATGATGAGTTTAAGGCTCTCTATGCACGTGGGCAGTATACCAATGAATCTATGCTGGAAGAGATTTACCACTATGTCCAGCAATATCATGCTTTCTATTATGGCGATGAAAAACGGTTCAGCAGTACAGTAAACCATTTGCTGAGAAGTTTGCAGACCCTGAAACAGACTACGGTGTATCTGTTCCTGTTCAGTGTGTTTGATGACTTCGATGCTGGCGTAATCGATGATGAAACACTCTGCAAAGTTCTTCGGTTGCTCCTGAATTACAGTATCCGCCGCTTGATTTGCGAAGTAGGTTCAAACTCGCTGCGTGGCTTGTATAAGACCCTTTACGGACGGGTGTTCAATCGCCCGGAAAATAAGAACAACTACTATGATTCCATCGTGTCTTTCCTACTTCAGCTGACATCTAAGGATGTGATGCCCAGCGATGCAGAGTTCGTGGCAGCACTGAAAGAACGTAATCTTTATCGGAAGAACGCGCTGTGTAAGTATTTGCTTGTGGCAATCGAAAATCAGGGTAAAGAGCAAATCAAGACAGATGCTTTGACCATCGAGCATATCATGCCGCAGAACAAGAATCTATCGACTGCATGGCAGAGAATGCTCGGTACGGATTGGGAGTTAGTGCGAGAACGATATCTGCATACATTGGGTAATTTAACGCTGACAGGTTATAACAGTGAACTAGGTGATCTGCCGTTTGCAGAGAAACTTGATAAGCTTGCAGAGGAAAATACTCATGTTACCGTCCTTTATAGTGATGTAAAGAACAAAACAGAGTGGAATGCGCAGACAATGGAATCTCGTGCAGAGCGTCTATCTGAAGAAGTTTTGAAACTCTTTCCCATTGAGTTGCCAACAACAAAGGTTGATTTTTCTGATCCGCGCTATCGGCTGTACACGGTGTCTGACCCACATAATGCGACCTATAAGTTCGTCAACTACTATGAGCTTCTAGGTGAAAGGGTCAGTGCTGATAGTTTTGCCTTTATGGTTCGTTCGGTGGCTGGTAAGCTGTACGACTTAAACAGTAGCATTATTGATCGTATGGCGCGAAATTTGGAAGTGTTTCCAGCGTGGCAAAATCCGGTATTTGCTTACGATAAGGACGCCATCCGAAATGCAGTAAAGCTGAAAAATGACAGCGATATTTACATCAGCACGGGATATTCTGCGTATGACTGCATCTGTTTTATCAAGGCACTTTTGAAGAAGTATGACCTTGATTTGGAAGAAGACTTTGTTTACAGTGCTCGGCCAAATAGCACAGCATTGACTGGAATAAATTGGAAAAATATTGCACAGGAGTGGTGCGAAGAACGGGACAAGAGAGGTGAAATTGTATTTGATATAAAGAATTGCGAAGGCAGATATGTCCGTTTTACAACCCCATTCTTGAATAGCGTGATACCGACAAATGAAGACATACTAAGTCCATGGAAGACAAACAATTACTATTTCTATGAAATTACGAGCGATAAAAATGAGTTGTATGTACAACTTTATTTTTACTGTAAGGGCATTACCGACGAAATGCGAACGGCATTCCAGAAGTTGGCTAATCTAACCGATGGAGGAAAGTTGACACAGGGATACAGATTATTCTTCAAATCATCTGTATTTACTCAGGCAGAGAATAGTACGAAGTCGGAAATCAAGAATCACTTATATCGATGCTTAGAAGAAGTGCGTGCGTTTGAAATGACGATTCAAGATAAATGGGACTCCTAA
- a CDS encoding CTP synthase, with the protein MAEKQTKFIFVTGGVVSGLGKGITAASLGRLLKCRGLKVASQKLDPYVNVDPGTMSPLQHGEVFVTDDGTETDLDLGHYERFIDENLNKYSNLTTGKVYWNVLNKERQGAYLGQTVQIIPHITNEIKSYIYNLASSTEADVVITEIGGTTGDIESQPFLEAIRQVGLEQGRDNCCYIHVVLVPYISGSDEYKSKPAQHSVKELQGMGVNPDIIILRADGSVGGDIRRKISTFCNVKPECVIENLTMPSLYQCPLMLHTGGLDEVVVKKLKLDVPPADLTEWKQVVSRIATRSKTCSIALVGKYVKLHDAYLSVMESLYHAGFENDSQVEIRWVESEDLTDQAACREAFADVDGIIVPGGFGDRGIEGMIQAAQYARENHVPYFGICLGMQIMVMEFARGVLGYKDANSSEFTPDGKHNVIALMADQQGNIPKGGTMRLGKYPCKVAPGTKMAECYGEAEIWERHRHRYEFNNEFRQEMQDAGLVISGTSPDGRLVETVELPGRDFHLGAQFHPEFKSRPNRAHPLFKAFIAAALKFRASEQRSLLHM; encoded by the coding sequence ATGGCAGAGAAACAAACCAAATTCATCTTTGTCACCGGCGGTGTCGTTTCCGGTCTGGGCAAGGGCATCACGGCCGCATCGCTGGGCCGTTTGCTCAAGTGCCGCGGTCTGAAGGTAGCCAGCCAGAAGCTGGACCCCTATGTGAACGTAGACCCGGGTACCATGAGCCCGCTGCAGCACGGCGAAGTGTTCGTGACGGATGACGGCACCGAGACCGATCTGGATCTGGGCCACTACGAGCGCTTCATCGACGAGAACCTGAACAAATACTCCAACCTGACCACCGGCAAGGTGTACTGGAACGTGCTGAACAAGGAACGTCAGGGTGCATACCTGGGCCAGACCGTGCAGATCATCCCCCACATCACCAACGAGATCAAGAGCTACATCTACAATCTGGCTTCCTCCACTGAGGCTGACGTGGTCATTACCGAGATTGGCGGCACGACCGGTGATATCGAAAGCCAGCCCTTCCTCGAGGCCATCCGTCAGGTGGGTCTGGAGCAGGGCCGTGACAACTGCTGCTACATCCATGTGGTGCTGGTGCCCTACATTTCCGGCTCGGACGAATACAAATCCAAGCCCGCACAGCACTCTGTGAAAGAGCTGCAGGGCATGGGTGTGAATCCCGACATTATCATCCTGCGTGCGGACGGCAGCGTGGGCGGCGACATCCGCCGCAAGATCAGCACCTTCTGCAATGTGAAGCCGGAGTGTGTGATCGAGAACCTGACCATGCCCAGCCTGTACCAGTGCCCGCTGATGCTGCACACCGGTGGTCTGGACGAGGTCGTGGTGAAGAAACTCAAGCTGGACGTTCCTCCTGCCGACCTGACCGAGTGGAAGCAGGTCGTGTCCCGCATTGCCACCCGCAGCAAGACCTGCAGCATTGCACTGGTGGGCAAGTACGTCAAGCTGCATGATGCTTACCTTTCTGTGATGGAAAGCCTGTATCATGCCGGTTTTGAGAACGACAGTCAGGTAGAGATCCGCTGGGTGGAGAGTGAGGACCTGACCGATCAGGCCGCCTGCCGGGAGGCCTTTGCAGATGTGGACGGCATCATCGTGCCGGGCGGTTTCGGCGACCGCGGCATTGAGGGCATGATCCAGGCTGCACAGTATGCCCGCGAGAACCATGTTCCCTACTTCGGCATCTGCCTTGGCATGCAGATCATGGTAATGGAGTTTGCCCGGGGCGTTCTGGGCTACAAGGACGCCAATTCCAGCGAATTCACCCCGGACGGCAAGCACAACGTGATCGCGCTGATGGCCGACCAGCAGGGCAACATTCCCAAAGGCGGCACCATGCGTCTGGGTAAATATCCCTGCAAGGTTGCACCCGGCACCAAGATGGCCGAATGCTACGGCGAGGCCGAGATCTGGGAGCGCCACCGCCACCGCTACGAGTTCAACAACGAATTCCGTCAGGAAATGCAGGATGCCGGTCTTGTCATTTCCGGCACCAGCCCGGACGGTCGTCTGGTGGAGACTGTGGAGCTGCCCGGCCGTGACTTCCATTTGGGCGCACAGTTCCATCCGGAGTTCAAGAGCCGTCCCAACCGCGCTCACCCGCTGTTCAAGGCCTTTATCGCTGCTGCGCTCAAGTTTCGCGCCAGCGAGCAGCGCAGCCTGCTGCACATGTAA
- a CDS encoding ANTAR domain-containing response regulator, with protein MGRALIVSAGASSNEYIAARLTEMGYSRPVIIPSGAEARRRMTESDFELIVVNSPLPDEFGHEVCINAVEKTDAGVVFLVKAAQAEQLLGPLSEQGVLLLSKPFSTAFFVQAMHMAAAGNHRLLRARQENARLQEKIAQVRLVSRAKCCLVEHEHMTEAEAHRYIEKQAMDTRRDRTEIAQEVLENYEDMGV; from the coding sequence ATGGGACGTGCACTGATCGTAAGTGCCGGTGCAAGCTCCAACGAGTATATCGCTGCACGGCTGACCGAAATGGGCTACAGCCGCCCGGTGATCATTCCCAGCGGAGCCGAAGCCCGGCGTCGCATGACGGAATCGGATTTTGAGCTGATCGTGGTCAACTCTCCCCTGCCCGATGAATTCGGGCATGAGGTGTGCATCAATGCTGTGGAAAAAACAGATGCCGGCGTTGTGTTTCTGGTCAAAGCCGCACAGGCTGAGCAGCTGCTGGGCCCTTTGAGCGAGCAGGGGGTATTGCTGCTGTCAAAGCCCTTCAGCACTGCCTTTTTTGTGCAGGCCATGCACATGGCAGCGGCCGGCAATCACCGGCTGCTGCGTGCCCGGCAGGAGAACGCCCGCTTACAGGAAAAGATCGCACAGGTGCGGCTGGTCAGCCGTGCAAAGTGCTGCCTTGTGGAGCACGAGCACATGACCGAAGCCGAAGCACACCGCTACATAGAAAAACAGGCCATGGATACCCGTCGTGACCGCACAGAAATTGCACAGGAAGTCCTTGAAAATTATGAGGACATGGGTGTATAA
- a CDS encoding glutamine synthetase family protein: MSYSTQQDILDFVEDNNVKFVRFAFCDIFGTQKNIAVLANDLPKALEDGVCFDGSSIAGFMKVEESDLVLRPDLSTVTILPWRPTEGRVMQFFCDVEKPDGQPFGGNCRGFLRSVNRKFKKLGITCNVGAECEFYLFENDDRGRPTRIPIDFGGYFDVAPLDAGENLRRDICLTMEQMGMSPQHSHHESGNGQNEIDCHHAGPLKTADNVMMFKQIVRAIATRSGIHASFLPKPLPDQAGSGLHINLSLYMDGRNLFEGDIAPDSIAGSFMAGVLAHSRELTVFTNPLPNSYQRFGCDEAPRYVSWSRQNRSQLVRIPQVKGDNCRMELRSPDPACNPYLAIGLVLAAGLDGIENRMVLPAPVNKNLFDPSMAEGLGLETLPASLEEAVQAAEESEFLRRVLPEQLATRYFTEELKRCEALKHASDPAEYERTHYFNAI, encoded by the coding sequence ATGAGCTATTCGACCCAACAGGACATCCTTGATTTTGTGGAGGACAACAACGTCAAATTTGTGCGCTTTGCCTTCTGCGATATCTTTGGCACTCAGAAGAACATTGCCGTGCTGGCAAACGATCTGCCCAAAGCTCTGGAAGACGGTGTCTGCTTCGACGGCAGTTCCATTGCCGGCTTCATGAAGGTGGAGGAAAGCGACCTTGTGCTGCGGCCGGATCTGTCCACCGTGACCATTCTTCCCTGGCGCCCTACCGAGGGCCGGGTGATGCAGTTCTTCTGTGATGTGGAAAAGCCGGACGGCCAGCCCTTTGGCGGCAACTGCCGCGGCTTTCTGCGCAGCGTGAACCGCAAATTCAAAAAGCTGGGCATCACCTGCAACGTGGGCGCAGAGTGTGAGTTTTACCTGTTCGAGAACGATGACCGGGGCCGCCCCACCCGTATCCCCATCGACTTTGGCGGCTACTTTGACGTGGCCCCGCTGGACGCAGGCGAGAACCTCCGCCGGGACATCTGCCTGACCATGGAGCAGATGGGCATGAGCCCTCAGCACAGCCATCACGAAAGCGGCAACGGCCAGAACGAGATCGACTGCCACCACGCAGGCCCCCTCAAGACCGCCGACAACGTGATGATGTTCAAGCAGATCGTGCGCGCCATTGCCACCCGCAGCGGCATCCACGCAAGCTTCCTGCCCAAGCCCCTGCCGGATCAGGCGGGCAGCGGCCTGCACATCAACCTGTCCCTTTACATGGATGGCCGCAACCTGTTTGAGGGCGACATTGCCCCGGACAGCATTGCAGGAAGCTTTATGGCCGGTGTGCTGGCCCACAGCCGGGAGCTGACCGTGTTCACCAACCCTCTGCCCAACAGCTATCAGCGCTTTGGCTGCGATGAAGCGCCCCGCTATGTGAGCTGGAGCCGCCAGAACCGCAGCCAGCTGGTGCGCATCCCGCAGGTAAAGGGCGACAACTGCCGCATGGAGCTGCGCAGCCCGGACCCTGCCTGCAACCCCTATCTGGCCATTGGTCTGGTGCTGGCTGCCGGATTGGACGGCATTGAGAACCGCATGGTGCTTCCTGCCCCCGTGAACAAGAATCTGTTCGACCCCTCCATGGCTGAGGGGCTCGGTCTTGAGACTCTGCCCGCCAGTCTGGAAGAGGCCGTGCAGGCCGCTGAGGAGAGCGAATTTTTGCGCCGAGTGCTGCCCGAGCAGCTTGCCACCCGGTACTTCACCGAGGAGCTCAAGCGCTGTGAAGCACTGAAACATGCATCCGACCCTGCTGAATACGAGCGCACCCATTACTTCAACGCCATCTGA
- a CDS encoding glutamine synthetase III, translating to MAANVMEIYGSKVFNEHVMKERLPSATYKSLKNTLHKGAPLDIEVANVVASVMKRWAMELGATHYTHWFQPLTGITSEKHDGFVSPVGDGTAIMEFSGKELVRGEPDASSFPSGGLRATCEARGYTAWDPTSYAFVKDDVLCIPTAFVSYTGEALDKKTPLLRSMNALSNQAIRILKLFGKDVDYVSTTVGPEQEYFLIKKEDYEARQDLILTGRTLFGAPSAKGQELEEHYFGVIRPEVSEFMKELDEELWKLGIPAKTKHNEVAPCQHELAPIFDTTNVAIDHNLLTMEMMKKIAPKYGLVCLQHEKPFEGVNGSGKHNNWSMSTTHENLLDPGDTPMENLQFLVFLAAVIKAVDEYADLLRTSVATPGNDHRLGANEAPPAIISIFVGEELEAVIDAIASDSPYAGPVKMKMDLGVDVLPKFSKDTTDRNRTSPFAFTGNKFEFRMPGSAENLSDANTILNTAVAKELKGYADELEGAEDFTSAVIALVKRTIRDHRRVIFNGNGYTAEWEEEAAKRGLPNKKNTPAALPALIEPKNIALMEEFGVLTKVEMESRYEVEMEHYSKIINIEALTMLEMARKQLLPAVNSYMSELANTAASKLAVSENISVRSETKTLTKLSADADAMSDAVDTLQDAVDASKALPTEAEKAVAFHDNVLPAMDALRAAADDAETICGEDYWPLPSYSKMLYYV from the coding sequence ATGGCAGCGAATGTTATGGAAATCTACGGCAGCAAGGTCTTTAACGAACATGTGATGAAGGAGCGCCTGCCGAGCGCAACCTATAAGAGCCTGAAGAACACCCTGCACAAGGGTGCTCCGCTGGACATTGAGGTGGCAAACGTTGTGGCCAGCGTGATGAAGCGCTGGGCCATGGAGCTGGGTGCCACCCACTACACCCACTGGTTCCAGCCGCTGACCGGCATCACCAGTGAGAAGCACGATGGCTTTGTTTCCCCTGTGGGCGACGGCACCGCCATCATGGAGTTCTCCGGCAAGGAGCTGGTGCGCGGCGAGCCCGATGCATCTTCCTTCCCCTCCGGCGGTCTGCGCGCCACCTGCGAGGCTCGCGGCTACACTGCATGGGACCCCACCAGCTACGCATTTGTGAAGGATGATGTGCTGTGCATCCCCACCGCATTCGTCAGCTACACCGGCGAGGCTCTGGATAAGAAGACCCCGCTGCTGCGTTCCATGAACGCACTGTCCAATCAGGCAATTCGCATCCTGAAGCTGTTCGGCAAGGATGTGGATTACGTTTCTACCACCGTCGGCCCCGAGCAGGAGTACTTCCTTATTAAGAAGGAGGATTACGAAGCCCGTCAGGATCTGATCCTCACCGGCCGCACCCTGTTCGGTGCTCCCTCTGCCAAGGGTCAGGAGCTGGAAGAGCACTACTTCGGTGTCATTCGTCCCGAGGTCTCCGAGTTTATGAAGGAGCTGGACGAAGAGCTGTGGAAGCTGGGCATTCCCGCCAAGACCAAGCACAACGAAGTTGCTCCCTGCCAGCATGAGCTGGCTCCCATCTTCGACACCACCAACGTTGCCATCGACCACAACCTGCTGACGATGGAGATGATGAAGAAGATTGCTCCCAAGTACGGTCTGGTCTGCCTGCAGCATGAGAAGCCTTTCGAGGGCGTCAACGGCAGCGGCAAGCATAACAACTGGTCCATGTCCACCACCCACGAGAATCTGCTCGACCCGGGCGACACCCCCATGGAGAACCTGCAGTTCCTTGTGTTCTTGGCTGCTGTCATCAAGGCTGTTGACGAGTACGCCGATCTGCTGCGCACTTCCGTTGCCACTCCCGGCAACGATCACCGTCTGGGTGCTAACGAGGCACCTCCGGCTATCATTTCCATCTTCGTGGGCGAAGAGCTGGAAGCCGTCATCGATGCTATCGCATCCGATTCTCCCTATGCCGGCCCCGTCAAGATGAAGATGGATCTGGGTGTTGATGTCCTGCCCAAGTTCAGCAAGGATACCACCGACCGCAACCGTACTTCTCCCTTTGCCTTCACCGGCAACAAGTTCGAGTTCCGTATGCCCGGTTCCGCTGAGAACCTGAGCGATGCCAACACCATCCTGAACACCGCCGTTGCAAAGGAACTGAAGGGCTACGCCGACGAGCTGGAGGGTGCTGAGGACTTTACCAGCGCTGTGATCGCTCTGGTCAAGCGCACCATCCGCGACCACCGCCGCGTCATCTTCAACGGCAACGGCTACACTGCCGAGTGGGAAGAGGAAGCTGCAAAGCGCGGTCTGCCCAACAAGAAGAACACCCCTGCTGCCCTGCCTGCCCTGATCGAGCCCAAGAACATCGCCCTGATGGAAGAGTTCGGCGTGCTGACCAAGGTGGAGATGGAGAGCCGCTACGAGGTGGAAATGGAGCACTACTCCAAGATCATCAACATCGAGGCTCTGACCATGCTGGAAATGGCCCGCAAGCAGCTGCTGCCTGCCGTCAACTCCTACATGAGCGAGCTTGCCAATACCGCCGCATCCAAGCTGGCCGTCAGCGAGAACATCAGCGTGCGCAGTGAGACCAAGACTCTGACCAAGCTCTCTGCCGATGCCGATGCTATGAGCGACGCCGTCGATACCCTGCAGGATGCAGTGGATGCTTCCAAGGCATTGCCCACCGAGGCAGAAAAGGCCGTTGCTTTCCACGACAACGTGCTGCCTGCAATGGATGCTCTGCGTGCCGCTGCGGACGACGCCGAGACCATCTGCGGTGAGGATTATTGGCCTCTGCCCAGCTACAGCAAGATGCTCTACTACGTCTGA
- a CDS encoding class I SAM-dependent rRNA methyltransferase — MKERAYPVYTVNKHAEGLLVGGHPWVYENDILNSPENEPENGTLADVVSTKGSYLGTGFVSLKSKIRVRLISRNANDTFDAAFWRRRVEYAWSYRKTVLEPADLSACRVIFGEADQFPGLTVDRFSNILVTQTLSVGMEKLKPVLFPILAEVLRADGQTIDGIYERNDEALRAKEGLEQNKGWFELPGETHPSSTQTEICENGVYYHVDFENGQKTGFFLDQKYNRRAVARLAAGHTVLDCFTHTGSFALNAAAGGAARVTAADISAEAIAMAQRNAQRNGLTNMDFLCENTFELLPRLEKEGHPYDFIILDPPAFTKARRTVENAMRGYKEINYRAMKLLPRGGYLATASCSHFATEELFIKMLRAAAKDAHRQLRQIEVKQQAPDHPILWGVPETNYLKFFLFQVI, encoded by the coding sequence ATGAAAGAACGCGCTTACCCTGTGTATACCGTCAACAAACACGCCGAGGGCCTGCTGGTGGGCGGGCATCCATGGGTGTACGAGAACGACATCCTCAATTCCCCGGAAAATGAGCCGGAAAACGGCACTCTGGCCGATGTGGTCAGCACCAAGGGTTCCTACCTTGGCACCGGCTTCGTTTCGCTCAAGAGCAAGATCCGCGTGCGGCTGATCTCCCGCAACGCCAATGACACCTTTGATGCAGCTTTCTGGCGCCGCCGGGTGGAATATGCATGGAGTTACCGCAAAACCGTGCTGGAACCCGCAGACCTTTCTGCCTGCCGCGTCATTTTTGGCGAGGCCGACCAGTTCCCCGGGCTGACGGTGGACCGGTTCAGCAACATCCTCGTCACCCAGACCCTGAGCGTGGGCATGGAAAAGCTCAAGCCCGTCCTCTTTCCCATTCTGGCAGAAGTCCTGCGTGCCGACGGCCAGACCATCGATGGCATCTACGAGCGCAACGATGAGGCTCTGCGCGCCAAGGAAGGTCTTGAGCAGAACAAAGGCTGGTTTGAGCTGCCCGGTGAGACTCATCCGTCAAGCACCCAGACCGAGATCTGCGAGAACGGCGTTTACTACCATGTGGACTTCGAGAATGGGCAGAAGACCGGCTTCTTCCTTGACCAGAAGTACAACCGCCGGGCTGTGGCACGCCTTGCCGCAGGCCACACCGTGCTGGACTGCTTTACCCACACCGGCAGCTTTGCACTGAACGCCGCTGCGGGCGGCGCTGCCCGTGTGACCGCCGCCGACATCAGCGCCGAGGCCATTGCCATGGCGCAGCGCAATGCCCAGCGCAACGGTCTGACCAATATGGACTTTTTGTGCGAGAACACCTTTGAGCTGCTGCCCCGCTTGGAAAAAGAGGGGCACCCCTACGATTTTATCATTCTGGACCCGCCGGCCTTTACCAAGGCGCGCCGCACCGTAGAAAACGCCATGCGCGGCTACAAGGAGATCAACTACCGCGCCATGAAGCTGCTGCCCCGCGGCGGCTATCTGGCAACTGCCAGCTGCTCCCACTTTGCCACCGAGGAGCTGTTCATCAAGATGCTGCGTGCAGCAGCAAAGGATGCGCACCGCCAGCTGCGGCAGATCGAAGTGAAGCAGCAGGCTCCGGATCACCCGATCCTGTGGGGCGTGCCGGAAACGAATTATCTGAAGTTCTTCCTCTTTCAGGTAATTTGA
- a CDS encoding CYTH domain-containing protein — MEIERKWMVKGWPEGLPLREEFAMRQGYISVRPTVRIREEALTGGRTDYILCFKSGGGLAREEIERSIDKALFEDLEHKIIGKPLIPKLRRSYTLPDGSVLEVNHVDEGQPTEFWYAEVEYPTVEAALAWQPENCGLGAYLSDEVTGQPGQSMGEYWVETRG, encoded by the coding sequence ATGGAAATCGAACGCAAATGGATGGTGAAGGGCTGGCCGGAGGGGCTGCCCCTCAGGGAGGAATTTGCCATGCGGCAGGGCTATATCAGCGTGCGGCCCACCGTGCGTATCCGGGAAGAAGCCCTCACCGGCGGCAGAACGGACTACATCCTCTGCTTCAAATCCGGGGGCGGCCTTGCCCGCGAGGAGATCGAGCGCAGCATCGACAAAGCGCTGTTTGAGGATCTGGAACACAAGATCATCGGCAAACCTCTCATTCCGAAGCTGCGCCGCAGCTACACCCTGCCGGACGGTTCTGTGCTGGAAGTGAACCATGTGGACGAAGGCCAGCCCACCGAGTTCTGGTATGCCGAGGTGGAGTACCCCACGGTGGAAGCGGCCCTTGCATGGCAGCCGGAAAACTGCGGCCTTGGTGCATACCTCAGCGATGAGGTGACCGGTCAGCCCGGCCAGAGCATGGGTGAATACTGGGTGGAGACGAGGGGATAA
- a CDS encoding rhomboid family intramembrane serine protease, with protein sequence MILTFFLLSLLVLFLDQWTDGWTTMHLFCVYRSSLKDPLFYIRLFGHVLGHASWDHFLNNMLLLLVVGPPMEEKYGSKPLLCGMVFTALVTGVLQCVLFPRSGLLGASGIVFMLIMLSSLAGFSGGIPVTMLLVAALYFGQQVYDIIFVHDNVANFMHIVGGLCGTAFGYYSALHSRRRPAKAVKFSSTNGRRKH encoded by the coding sequence GTGATCCTCACATTTTTCCTGCTGTCACTTCTGGTGCTGTTCCTCGACCAGTGGACGGACGGGTGGACAACCATGCACCTGTTCTGCGTCTACCGCTCCTCGCTGAAAGACCCGCTGTTCTACATCCGGCTGTTCGGCCATGTGCTGGGCCATGCCAGCTGGGACCACTTTCTGAACAACATGCTACTGCTGCTCGTTGTTGGCCCGCCAATGGAAGAAAAGTACGGCAGCAAGCCGCTTTTGTGCGGCATGGTGTTCACTGCTCTGGTCACCGGTGTGCTGCAATGCGTGCTGTTCCCGCGTTCGGGGCTGCTGGGCGCGTCCGGCATCGTGTTCATGCTCATCATGCTCTCCTCGCTGGCGGGCTTTTCCGGAGGCATCCCGGTCACCATGCTGCTGGTTGCAGCGCTGTACTTTGGTCAGCAGGTGTACGATATCATTTTTGTGCATGATAATGTGGCAAACTTCATGCACATTGTGGGCGGCTTATGTGGCACAGCCTTTGGCTATTACAGTGCACTGCACAGCCGCCGCAGACCGGCAAAAGCGGTGAAGTTTTCCAGCACGAACGGCCGCCGGAAGCACTGA